From one Mytilus trossulus isolate FHL-02 chromosome 10, PNRI_Mtr1.1.1.hap1, whole genome shotgun sequence genomic stretch:
- the LOC134687438 gene encoding uncharacterized protein LOC134687438 isoform X1, translating into MHIKLESQEDAKLSQILYKQKLHQQQLQPSRQQSPRQQNSHLQSPARQENNLSANSFSSSGQLSESSRGPPPSAQVAGWIHRSGSSEFSGAGNEIRATQCNDLTVQDVIHEEYETRSQTSLLDSDSIYLPINTRPMTAPAVSNSSPVANFQHVLRRENRPATSAENRYEAYDRRVAKPLNQDVKSKPNFQVSPPQQSGNEPAVMTKRSTPPVAQAHDYDTSQEVSQIEEIIASPPTEHVPEQEVASIKDKVEKRTRKATGSLKRSSSNEKSRPQTSSKRTTVKTTDSSGAKNSAIPVSRSTNLYRTQSDYIPGRYAHNARKSGDSTETTDKSKTRTRETRNSVRDSGFMSRPVSDAVLEEYTPEEHKAAIMIQTRWRGYWTRQHHPEAVSVRKEMRAKRAEDHIVILRSELDKQRKLYEDEKHQRVLQLEALRYLWKEVQSLQSWKNEVLDSQSFKSTNRHDDSYSEEIQNTLQAMDTGRSSRHGNTVDMERHTELEKACASLQNQVAQLSQALQSVSSVVFQSGYFNSMDTGNNTSLEGTIMVTGYDDDDDTSSCDENTETEARWGTVPHSLSPFPSEEEETYFMSVPQPGFPTPPRNVKLEHKGNNSVVLSWNHSKILDNMNRETSKSILGYRVFVDENAISMIPANMQKALLHGLDTNHTYKLYVKAVSALGESNMSNIIMAALSKLSGKNVRTCSYSSDSDNNRSDDSEKEADLDSTESSDVTRYRMEKQRRQKRIKSPRQDRRITQRKESSASDQDPVREPEQSKSSRPSSRSGSAADGIFIQPKLHTHKRSRSRDSRGQSPDSELKDQHDSSSQRSQPKIFQPSSSKQSPPAGSQHQHRDSSIMGSKMSETFTIETQNSLMQVISAAHSQIQESHEKTTKGHKRTRSKDLAYYGSSESVHATESAPTSSPKPSRRDSSGGRGSDNDSTKSEKTHRRTSSKDYEWRKDIDSNTHAKKGEGHGVPVIDARRRHNSGSRPSSPAPSDASEKSLPDKKRTVAEFLEHRSSTKIAGQNSERSPSAGGVDYSETHTAALPPRHRKSNSSNEDIASDVRRSPSKNSSPTYSDSRRRAHSNSSDPDLSELQSSSAARQLDMEKKTNSGIVSKLLQKLQTFSKSQEETLRERGHKIKKKSESQNLNPEEGRRPRRTSGSDQDMSQDSKGVPQSDSSSGTQSDDPQTAKKPYQTHRRSRSDQRVPFTPATPTKQNYTEPQWVVDPSSQQTTDQCVQPNYSQPVQYQQDSCVSVPQPGSNVKRTASFHGVVQPKQPDVAPRRSGSEENINDKSNVAQGDPHYQQVPLQEMIGMFSRKQRQGMSSVHHIPILSGAQLQKSQKQPPS; encoded by the exons aGTATGAAACCAGAAGCCAGACCAGTCTACTTGATTCAGATTCAATATATTTACCAATCAATACAAGACCAATGACCGCGCCTGCAGTTTCTAATTCCTCTCCTGTTGCTAATTTTCAGCATGTTTTGAGACGTGAAAATCGTCCTGCAACAAGTGCAGAAAATCGCTATGAGGCTTATGACAGGAGAGTTGCAAAGCCTTTAAATCAggatgtaaaaagtaaaccaaatTTTCAGGTATCACCCCCTCAACAGTCTGGGAATGAACCTGCAGTAATGACAAAACGTTCCACGCCACCTGTAGCTCAGGCACATGACTATGATACGAGTCAAGAAGTTTCTCAAATTGAGGAAATAATTGCTTCTCCCCCTACAGAACATGTTCCTGAGCAAGAAGTAGCAAGTATAAAAGATAAAGTAGAAAAACGAACTAGAAAAGCTACTGGGTCATTAAAGCGTTCTTCATCTAATGAAAAATCTAGACCCCAGACTAGTTCAAAACGAACTACTGTGAAAACCACAGACTCATCTGGTGCCAAAAATAGTGCAATACCTGTGTCTCGTAGCACAAACTTATATCGTACACAGTCAGACTATATACCTGGCAGATATGCCCATAATGCAAGAAAATCTGGAGATTCGACAGAAACAACTGATAAGTCAAAAACTAGGACAAGAGAAACAAGAAATAGTGTTCGTGATTCAGGATTTATGTCTCGTCCCGTTAGTGATGCTGTACTTGAGGAATATACACCTGAAG AACATAAAGCAGCCATAATGATACAGACAAGATGGCGAGGGTACTGGACGAGACAACACCACCCTGAGGCTGTGTCTGTGAGGAAGGAGATGAGAGCCAAGAGAGCAGAAGACCATATCGTTATCCTTAGATCAGAGTTAGATAA acaaAGAAAACTTTATGAAGATGAAAAACATCAGAGAGTTTTACAACTAGAAGCCTTAAGATATTTGTGGAAAGAG GTGCAGTCTTTACAGAGTTGGAAGAACGAGGTGCTAGATTCTCAGTCCTTTAAATCTACAAACAGACATGACGATAGCTACAGTGAGGAAATACAAAATACACTACAAGCCATGGATACAGGAAGATCTAGTCGGCATGGTAACACAGTAGATATGGAACGTCACACAGAACTAGAAAAAGCATGTGCAAGTTTGCAAAACCAG GTAGCACAGTTATCCCAAGCTTTACAGTCTGTTTCTAGTGTTGTGTTCCAGAGTGGATATTTCAACTCCATGGATACTGGCAACAACACTT CTCTAGAAGGCACCATTATGGTAACTGGGTATGATGATGACGATGATACATCAAGTTGTGATGAAAACACAGAAACAGAAGCAAGATGGG GAACAGTACCACATTCCTTATCTCCCTTCCCATCAGAGGAAGAAGAGACCTATTTTATGAGTGTTCCACAGCCAGGATTTCCTACACCACCAAGAAATGTCAAGTTAGAAcacaaggggaataactctgtAGTGTTGTCATGGAACCATTCTAAAATTCTAGATAACATGAATAGAGAAACAAGTAAATCTATTCTGG ggTACAGAGTGTTTGTAGATGAAAATGCCATATCTATGATTCCTGCCAACATGCAGAAGGCATTGTTACATGGATTAGATACAAATCACACTTACAA ATTATATGTGAAAGCTGTGTCTGCTCTTGGTGAATCTAATATGTCAAATATTATCATGGCTGCCTTGTCAAAACTTTCTGGTAAAAATGTCAGGACATGTTCTTATAGCAGTGACAGTGATAATAATAGATCAGATGATAGTGAAAAGGAGGCTGACCTAGATTCAACTGAAAGTTCTGATGTCACACGTTACAGAATGGAGAAACAAAGGCGACAAAAACGAATAAAATCTCCTCGTCAAGATAGAAGAATAACACAGAGAAAGGAATCTAGTGCAAGTGACCAGGATCCAGTAAGGGAACCAGAGCAGTCAAAGTCATCCAGACCAAGTTCAAGGTCAGGTTCAGCTGCAGATGGAATTTTTATACAGCCTAAGCTACATACACATAAACGTAGTCGTAGTAGAGATTCTAGGGGTCAGTCTCCTGATTCTGAACTGAAGGATCAGCATGACTCTTCATCACAGAGGAGTCAACCTAAAATATTCCAGCCATCAAGTAGTAAACAATCCCCTCCAGCTGGCAGTCAACATCAACACAGAGATTCATCTATAATGGGATCCAAAATGTCAGAAACTTTTACTATTGAGACACAGAATTCATTGATGCAGGTGATTTCTGCAGCTCATAGCCAAATTCAAGAAAGTCATGaaaaaacaactaaaggtcatAAAAGGACCCGAAGTAAGGACCTGGCATATTATGGAAGTTCTGAAAGTGTTCATGCTACGGAAAGTGCACCAACATCCTCCCCAAAGCCATCCAGACGAGATAGTTCTGGTGGACGGGGCTCAGATAATGATAGTACAAAGAGTGAAAAAACTCATAGGAGAACAAGCAGTAAAGATTATGAATGGAGAAAAGATATTGACAGTAATACCCATGCTAAGAAGGGTGAAGGTCATGGTGTTCCTGTAATTGATGCCAGAAGACGTCATAATTCTGGTAGTCGACCAAGTAGTCCTGCTCCTTCAGATGCATCTGAAAAATCTCTTCCAGATAAGAAAAGGACAGTAGCAGAGTTTCTTGAACACAGGAGCTCTACAAAAATAGCTGGTCAGAATTCTGAGAGAAGTCCATCAGCTGGAGGTGTGGATTACAGTGAAACACATACAGCAGCCCTGCCACCTCGTCACAGGAAGTCAAACAGCAGTAATGAAGACATAGCTTCCGATGTTAGGaggtcaccatctaaaaactcCTCTCCAACATACAGTGACAGTAGGCGAAGAGCTCATTCCAATAGCTCAGATCCTGACTTAAGTGAACTCCAATCATCGTCTGCAGCAAGGCAGTTAGACATggagaaaaagacaaacagtggAATTGTCAgcaaacttttacaaaaattacaaacattttccaaaagtcAGGAAGAAACATTAAGAGAAAGAGgacataaaataaagaaaaagtcaGAGTCCCAGAATTTGAACCCAGAGGAAGGCAGACGACCGAGACGAACGAGTGGAAGTGACCAGGATATGAGTCAGGATTCTAAAGGTGTACCACAAAGTGATAGTTCTTCTGGTACCCAGTCTGATGATCCACAGACGGCCAAGAAACCATACCAAACACACAGGAG GTCACGATCAGATCAGCGTGTCCCGTTTACTCCAGCCACACCTACTAAACAGAACTACACAGAGCCACAATGGGTGGTAGATCCTTCTAGTCAACAGACGACAGACCAATGTGTTCAGCCCAACTATTCACAGCCAGTCCAATACCAGCAAGATTCCTGTGTGTCCGTACCACAGCCTGGATCCAATGTGAAGAGAACAGCTTCATTTCATGGAGTTGTACAACCAAAACAGCCTGATGTGGCACCAAGGAGAAGTGGATCAGAG GAGAACATAAACGACAAGTCAAATGTAGCTCAGGGAGACCCCCATTACCAACAAGTACCT TTACAGGAAATGATCGGCATGTTCAGTAGAAAACAGAGACAGGGGATGTCTAGTGTTCATCATATACCTATCTTATCTGGTGCACAGTTACAGAAATCACAGAAACAACCACCGTCATAA